CCCTCAACTAGCATAGATGTATCACTAGCAAACATAACAGAAATAGATGACACATGTGACAAAGAATTAAATGATGACAAATGAGGAGTCGCGTGATTGATTGCACCAGAATCTAAAATCCACAAAGATGAGGGAATACCTGATGTACCGGATGAAGTAGGACCAGAATGAGACATGGATGCAGACATGGCAGTGGGATTAAAGGCCAAACACTATCtgaaactctcaaaaaccctggGATCTAATGTAGATGGTGGCATGTTTCCAACAAATTCTTTGTCAACTGGTGGTGTAGCAGCTGCAGCAAACTGTGGAGGATGAGGTGTCCATGAAGGAGTACCAGAGGAACGTAGCTAAAACTTCTATTGACCAGAACTATTTTGTTGTCCCGAATGAGGCTGACCAGATTTACCCCTGTTGACTAATAATGGACACCGAGCTTTCCAATGATTTTTCTGTTTGCAGAATGCACACTCATCATAAGCAACCCTTGATGTTTGTCGAGATTTATTAGAGGAAACAACAAGCACAACAGGAGTGGAAGTTTCTTTAAACCCTTTGATCGCATGAGACTTGATACGAGTCACTTCAGTAATCAACTCATGAACAACATAATCCACTGAGGGAAGGGAGAGCGAGGAAGAATCATTCCTCGTAGGCCTTCAAAATTAGAACACAAGGCTATCAAGAACTAGACCAAACGTTGTTCTTCCCTCCTATCAATTTAAGGCTAAAAATCTTTTAACTCTTTAGATTCAGTAAGAGCCAATTGATCCCACAAATCAGTCATAGCAACATAGAAATCATGAATGCTCTGGTCATTTTGTTGAAGAGCACGAATATCTATTCTAACTAGTATTGTTTAGAAAAATTAGACTGAGCATACAATCTCTCCAAGTGATTCCAAACTTCCTTTGCTGTGTCATATTTAGCCAACTGCATACCAATAGACTGAGCAACATAATTATTAATCCAAGTAATGACCTGGAGTTATTAGTCTCCCAAGCATCAACCAATAAATCGAAATTCTCAACTTGAGGCACTGAGGGTTTGGCTTAATCCCAATGATATAACCACATATTCTTCCCACGGAGGAAGTTCTTCATAACATAACTCCAATATGTATAATTCTTTCCATCTAGACGAGTACTAACTTACTGAAGGGAATCATTCTTTCCAGTCATGTTGACAATGAATAAATAATCACAATAACAGTATAGCAATATGAGAATGAGAGGAGTAACAAACCAACAGAAGCAATCAATCAGACAACAAGAAATCAGACAACAACAACGAATCAACAGCAACAACAAATCAAACAGCAACAACGAACGAATACCATCAAGCAAACGAAATTCACCAATAAAGAAACATCAACATTTTGATCCACGCCACAGATGACTGCTACAAAAGCTTCTAACAACGTATCAAACCTCTGTTTTGATACCATGATAACATTGctatatgattatgataaagagAAATTACAAGGGTTCTCAATGAAAAACATGAAGACTACAAAGCATAAAGCCGATATAAATACTAGCTAGACAAAACCCTAATGTGCTAAAAGGCCCATAAATAAGCGGGCTAATAATATATAGGCTAATAGATGATCCTATAAATGATGATAATGAGAATACAACTTTAGAAGAAGACTTTGAAGATGAAATAATCATTGCTCATGTGGGAATAAGAAGTGGTTTTATGTGGTGAAGGTCAACATTAGCCAGAAGACTATCCACTAAGTTTCTCATATATAATAATATGAAATGATGTCACTACTAATTTGTTCCTATTGAGCACATAGATTGTCAAGGGTAAAGTATGGTTATCTAAAATATTTTACTAAAAAATTACGAACAACTCATGTCCTTtaatagaaagaaaaacaaaaaagaagtgCTATATTCAATAGGCTGCAAAAGCATTGTATTTAAAAAGCTGCAAAAATATAAATGAAGTCAACATAATAAAAGAAAGAAATGTTTGTTACAAGACAAGAAGGTTTGTATATTTTTGATCCAGTGGATAATTGGTGCTACTCTCTAATCATGGTATCAAGCCTAAATACATCTTAGAAAAAAAAAGTTCCTATAGAAGTTGTAGAAGAAGCTTGATATTTTCCCTCTCTAGCTTAAGGGGGAATGttaaaagctaaaagctagacAGGGGAAAATTGGTTATAGGAACAACATTTATTAAGTTGACTGTTATGGCACTTACAGAAGAAAAAAAGAGAATCGGTTCTTTGAAGGATGTCTCGGTTTCGATAAAGATTTACAATGGTTCTCTTGAATGATTGTGATGCTTATGAAACAAccatctactctctctctctctctctctatatatatatatatatatatatatatatatatatatatatatatatatatatatatatatatatatatatatatatatatatatatatatatatatatatatatatatatatatatatatatatatatatgaagacaGTAAATAAAGTGAGGGCGTGAGGACActacttttatgttattattctgctaAGAATTTTACATATATGTTCTATTGTTGTAATTCTAAAGTGAATATTTGTTgtatgattattcatatatttatttgtagtaatttataatgtttatattaaaatatgattattcatatattcaaTACCGAATAAAAACATATGACAATATATATAAGATTCATGGCAGAATAATGTTGCATAATAGTTCTTTCTGTTCTATCTTTTGTCTTCAATGTTTCTCTAACAATTTTGTCTAAAATATAATATCCAAACTTTCAGATAGCCCGTTTTGAACACTCTTATACGCTACCATTGAACACCTACCGTCCTTCCATCGGATACATGGTGGAAAAAGAAGAGGTTGTGGCTTAGGCCATCTCCAATGCACTAAAATAATGGAGAGTTGTATGGATTGTCATGTAGGAAAGAGAATATACATATTCaatttaattcttaaaaaattcataaattttcaTTACAATTCTATTGTCCGGTTCAATGGTCATTCAAATCCACACTCTCTCTCCTCGATATTATATTCACATTTAATTTATTAAACTCTCATGGCTCATTAtgaatgaccttatagttatagcTCTGGTTAGGTCATCCACAATGAGAGTTGTATGAGAGTTTAATGGAATAAATGTGAATATAATATAAAGGAGAGAGAGTGTGGAGTTGAATGACCATTGAATGGTGGAATGGAGTTGCAActgaaaatttattaattttttaagaattaaagtTAATGTGTATATTCTCTTTCTTAGTTGGCAATCCATACAACTCTCTATAAATTTAATCCATTGGAGATGGCCTTAGCCTTATGTTTGATATCGATATAATATATAGTATAGTATGAATATAGTTGCCggttaatgaaaaaaaaacttaaatcgAAACATAAAACCGATCAATATAGTAAATCAAACCCTAGAGAGCTTATGAACTTTCTAAATAAAGAAATAAACACACAGACATAAAATACACTCACTCCATCGTCCCTTCTGGAATTTCTGGGAGCTGATGAAGCACACGAGCACAACTGTACACAGAGCAGAGAGCTTGAACAGTCGACAAGAACAACATAAACAAAGCAGCCAACAAAGTGAGAATCTTCCACGATGCAAATACATACTTCTTCATGAACTTCGACAATTTAACTCTCCATGTTTTAGCATACCTTTTATTCACATCTTCAATAACCTTATCCATTTTGGGAACTTTGGTTAATTTCACAGATTTGCTCATGCCATTCCATAAATTTGCAACCTCTTTGTCGCTCTTTAAATGGTTCAAAACTATCCCTCTTTCACTTAAAAGCTTTGCGTCTTCTTCAGTATCAATTATTCCATTCATTAGCTCAGTGTAACGTGCCACCACCAATGGCCCCGCTGCAACACAGGCTTCATATGCTACCAAGTTTCTCAAATACACCTCTGTGTTTACGTCCAGATTGACTACTGGGAGGTAAAGGGTACATGTTTGGTTATCGAAGCTAATGTCTAAGATTCCACCATTAACGGGTGAAAAAAGGATCCCAGCTTTGGCCATTTCAGTTACGGATGGGATCGTTATTTCCTCTATTAATGGCACCTTCGAATCGTTACTATCGTCCTTTGATTTCTGCTCTTCATCACCACGAAAGTTTCTTAGCATGTTTTCTACGGGTTCTTTAAAGAGTTTGAGTACAGGAAGGTTAGACAAGATCTTCCATGGCAGTTTCATTACAACTGTAACTGGCTTGCCGAAAATTATTTTCTTGAAAATCTTTACCAGAGCGGCGTTTGATTTGGAAAggattttccaaataaaatccgTGAACCTTCGAAGATCACTAGGTTTTGCAAATGATTCTTTCTCTTGATCACCATCGCCGGCTTCCTCGGTGATACCTTCATACTCGATCTCAATGGCTTCAATATGGAGTTCTTTGTTGTTTGGCACAGTCAAGTGATAAAGAAAGTCAAGGAGGTGATCACAGTCGTCGATGTCAACATCAGGCAACTCTTGTTCTTTAAATGGAGAAAGCTCGTGGTACAACCCCATAAGCATTGACTTCAATGTCTCTGCAGCTGACTTGTTTTCATCATCCCGAATCTGATGCTCCAGCATCGTCTTCATGAGAAACAACGGGATCTGGTTCTCCACCATAACCAAATCACGAAGAATTGCCATATGCGAAAGTTTCTTCCCGGAGGCATCCACCAAATGTGACATCGAGGATGTAACTTTCTCGAGTGTTCGACCTTCTTCTTTCATGGAATACACCCGAAGGAACTCCAGTAAAAACGCCATGTCAACAGCCATAATCCAAACCAATACCTCTCCAGACATATCAAGAAACTTGTGGTAGCTAGCACGGATTCGACCCTCGTCTTGTTTCCTCATCGACTCCACGATGCGTTCGAAGCTTGTATTCATGAACTTCTGTGTACGTCGTGCTGCTTCAAGCTTGTACCTTTGCATGTCATAGACCTCCTCCCGCCAATGGTGGAAAGGACCTAACGCAACTTCCTGTGGGATGTAGGATTCAGGGTCGGTGGCAAGGAGTACTTTAGGGACAGTGAAGATACAAACGGGAATTTTAGATATTTCTTCATCATCGGGTTCGATGATGGATTTACGCATGGTTTTAACCCATCCTTCTTGATCGATGTTGGATTTGGTGAAAGAGTGGGAACCGGAGAAGCTGCTTGATGAGGATTTCATGGTGATGGTGTTGAAGATAAGAATGGTGTATGGCCTATATTACCAGATATAATCTTATATATACACTGTTTGAAGGATTGGCTTAACAGAACGTGATTTGCGTGCTGGATATTTCAGGGCAACCAAACTTTTGATGGGAATGTGAAAACGAAAAAAGTAATAATTTCCCAATAGATATGGGGTTCTTCTGTTTTTTTGCGTTTTGTTTTTTCACGTATAAGAAAACAAATAAAATCTTTAAGTTTCATTTTGTAGTGACTCAGAAAGAGCAGAATTGAAAATACATGCTATTAATAAAGAAACTTTTGCAATAATTTACGAAAATGCTTAGAAAGACCTTCTTTATGatgatcctttttttttttttttttttcataaacctAGTTTAGGAATGATACCCATATCAatctatttaaataaataattaaaccactattaaaatatataaaagttatacccaattggatttttatttttaaaactaatATAAAAAACTTTAAATAAAAAAACCCACACAATATCttgaaatagttttttttatccaATAAGATTTTGAAATACATGATCCAACGGAATCTTTTTTAACAGATGATTCAATATAGTAAATAAATATGCGATAAATAAGTACATAATTTTGTAACCGCATATCTGAATTTCTTAATTTCGGTATCAAATGATTGTTATATCATTCGTAAATTGGTATCggttattaaaatataaaatatattcttTATCTTTATCTGGGAAGACGACATGTTATGATTTGGCGAGTGTACCTACTATACTTGGCGAGTGTACCTATTTCCGAGTTTTGTGTATGTATTATGGGTCGACGTACTATTATTCATATCAATGATTTTTGGGATAGAAATATAAGCGAAAAgggaatatacccttaagggtatataaactTAGCTACCCAAACTCATAATACTACATCGTTTGTATCATATATAGacattgtaattgtccaatgttcttataattcaacttctaacttgaattacttcaaagttttttataaatttcatatttatcttcctcttacataattatcattttcaataataatatatatagcctaTTAAGTGTTCgacaaaaagatgtgatgtaagaggaagataatagtgaaaatttaaaaatattgaatataaaagttaaggattgaagtttaacaatattataatgaatatatcaaacaaaacaacGTATTAttatgagtttgggtacctaagcttatatacctttAAGGGTATATTCATTTTTTCCAGAAATATAATTCATTATAGCAATGAGAATTTTGCCCGAAAACCCATATCAAACCGAATTAGGCCTGAATAAGCAATTCAATTCGGGTTTTGACTATCTATATTATGtttactaggttataacccgtggaaaccacggttatgaAATTTAACAAATTTTCgtaattataaattataagtattaatcaattattttcaaaaaaaaaaattattaagtaAGATAGCTATGTGATTGTGATGTAGTTTTATAACGATTGACTCAAATAAGTATATGAAATCATTTTTCAAGATACATAAGATGTTATGTATGTATGAATTAAGAAAAAAATGATGccatataatgaaatataaaatataaatttgatgGGAAAATAAAACAACCACAATTGTGTGATTACAACTTGCTCGTGTAGAGTGCTCACATCCTAAAATATAGCAGCAACTCTTCGGCGTAGCCACAAATTCATTCATTCAACATTGTTCAATGTTCTAACTAATCATTATTATTAATCAATCTTTCATGACAATCCAAGCGATAAGAAATCAAAGTATTTATTATACTATAGTACTTGCACGTAATAATAATGTAAAAGGGCATACTACAATACCTAATTCTATATCATTTATCATATAATAATACCAGATGATCGTATTAGGATAATATATGACTAAATAGATAAAAATATCCATGTAGAAATTGCTCCATCCAACCTAGATAAAACCACCAAAAACAATTGAAATATCTAATAAAAAGTAAAAGATAGTATGAATCCCAAGTTAAGTTCAAAGTAAATAAACAATGAAATACCAAAAAAAATCCAACTAAAAGTACAAAAGGTTAAAGGGTTGTTGTCTTAAAAAGCAATGAATTTCAAAGAACAATCGAAGTGCATAAAAACATATATTATCCGTATGaaaatattaacaaaatatagtgcTATAATATACCATTTTATTCAATAATCCTAcacattttacaaaaaaaatcacCTTAATTCTACGTATATTTCAACTCCACTTTCATAAGCAGCAActtctgatcaagtgattaaCCATCAaacatattaaaataatataaaaattaaataaaataaattgtaggctaacataaaaaataaactataaaTGCTAACAATCAAATAAAAAGTATTTACATGTAGATCTTTTATTGGGTTCAAAATGATACACTTCttatagatccaacatcatatGATATTAATGTATCCCTAAGTTGTGTTATCAAAAAACCTTATATTTTCCATTCCAATTTATATGTTTAATATTTTGATTTTAACAGCGGGATAAATATCAACCTAACATCAAAAGACATATTTGTATATAGATGAGTACTTAAAACTGATCAAAACTACTAATGTTgatagaaataaataaatatagaCTAAATGGTCACTTTTAATAGAGAAAAAAGGTATCAAGAGTGGACATGAATGATTGGGAAGCGGGCAGCAGTGCATACATTAAGCATAAGAAGTTCATATGTGGGCATATTTAGAATGTCAAACAAAACAAAGTAAAGGAAAAGATTCAGAGGTTACCTCTTTTGATTTCTAGCTGTAATTAGAGTGAGATAACTTTATGATGGTAAAAAAAAGTTCAAATGGTTTCTACCATTTGATTAATGAAATAGTAACACATTAAAATTTTTCATATCTATAATAATGCCAAaagtaatttaaatttcaaacaacCTTTCTTGTCTTACAGAATACCACCATTATGCACAGTGAACCATTTCATACAAAAAAGATGGAAATAGAAGTTTTATTAATGCTTTGAATTGAGTGGTAACGAAAACACAACAAAGAATTTTCATGAAAACAGCAAGAAAACACATATCTTTTCACATTTACCCGCATGGGGATCAACTCGAAGTAGGGAACCGAATAGATAGAATCAAGCCTTTCATTCAGACATTTTAGCAAACACTTGGTAGGCAATCATATGCAAGGATTGGGTTACTTCTCCAACAATGAGGTTGCACAAAAACTCCGCAAAGTTAAATCTCTATCATTGTTTTTCAAACTTGTTAATTTCAAACTCATCAATTAAATACATGGACCAAAATCAACAGAATGTGAAAAACCAAGAAATAACTCTATCTTCAATCTAATCAACAGAAAAGCATAGTAGGTCTAATGTAAAAGGAATCACTTATGTAAAAAACTATGAAATTAGTTAAATAGATTTAGAAATTGAAAGATACAGATGGAATCATAAAAGAATATGAACTCACCTTCTTTGAAAACCAAAAAATATCTGACTTAAAAGGACCGGTGTGTCCACCAATGCCCATAATTGTTCGAATTTCAAAAAAATGTCTTTACATAAGAAACCTTATAATGATCATTGCATTTTTTGATCATCATATTGAAGACGAAGCCGTATATATCATGATTTTACGGTTAGAGAGATTGAGAAATAATTTTGGAAACAAATTAACTTCTATATTATGTTCATCAACTCAACAATCTCGCTCATCAATTGCTGATTTCTCGTTTCGTATAGTTAGAAAGTCTATCCTTATCAGGCT
The genomic region above belongs to Lactuca sativa cultivar Salinas chromosome 4, Lsat_Salinas_v11, whole genome shotgun sequence and contains:
- the LOC111892191 gene encoding putative UPF0481 protein At3g02645, with the translated sequence MKSSSSSFSGSHSFTKSNIDQEGWVKTMRKSIIEPDDEEISKIPVCIFTVPKVLLATDPESYIPQEVALGPFHHWREEVYDMQRYKLEAARRTQKFMNTSFERIVESMRKQDEGRIRASYHKFLDMSGEVLVWIMAVDMAFLLEFLRVYSMKEEGRTLEKVTSSMSHLVDASGKKLSHMAILRDLVMVENQIPLFLMKTMLEHQIRDDENKSAAETLKSMLMGLYHELSPFKEQELPDVDIDDCDHLLDFLYHLTVPNNKELHIEAIEIEYEGITEEAGDGDQEKESFAKPSDLRRFTDFIWKILSKSNAALVKIFKKIIFGKPVTVVMKLPWKILSNLPVLKLFKEPVENMLRNFRGDEEQKSKDDSNDSKVPLIEEITIPSVTEMAKAGILFSPVNGGILDISFDNQTCTLYLPVVNLDVNTEVYLRNLVAYEACVAAGPLVVARYTELMNGIIDTEEDAKLLSERGIVLNHLKSDKEVANLWNGMSKSVKLTKVPKMDKVIEDVNKRYAKTWRVKLSKFMKKYVFASWKILTLLAALFMLFLSTVQALCSVYSCARVLHQLPEIPEGTME